The nucleotide sequence AATGTTTGACCATGTTTGTTTTACGTGCAATTGAACTGAAAAACATGGAATCGGTTCTTGACCCAGTAAAGCTTGATTCCGATGAAAAAGGGGTGTAATTGCACACGCACACACAATAATTATTGGTATCGATACTCACTTGTCCTATATAACTAAATATGTGATTTTCACTAAATTATTTATCTCAACATTTAAGCATGCAAAAATAATGCATATACGATACTATGGTCTCATAGTTGTACGGTCAGCAATTCATCGGTATGATGCACACAAAATTCAACCAACTAGTGTATTTATGTGCATTGTTGGACAAAAGTCATATGGCAAATGTCGTATGTGTAGCGGGGCTCTTAAGCATGCGATCTCAGCATGCATGGGAAGAGCCTCGCCCCCTTTTCCATTGTATCGTGATACCTATATCCAGTAAATATCTTATAACTATACATTAATGTAGTACAATAAATTATATGTAATTCTAGTTCTAGATCTCATATAATTCTTAAGTGCAAAGGTTTCAACTATCATATTATTAATCCAAATATTCATAATCCATACAACCAAATCTTATTGAATTATATTGCAACCAATTCCCATAACAACGTGTGAGTATTATCTAGTGTGGATAAACATGGtgtattttcttcttctttctttttaatTATGAAACTATACAACAGTAACTTACAACTTTGCGAAATCATAGTCCATTTCTTATTCCTTATCTCATTCATGTTCACACTCACCAAACCCCTTATTAATTATCTGGGAAATATTACACAAAAATGTGAGTTTAAATTTAGGTTCCCACAAAAACAAAATAAGTGCAATTGTataagatttttttaaaaaaattgaacaaaATAAAGTGCAAATATATAAATTTCTTATAACCGACTAGTGCCATGACTGATAAGCAAAAATGCAATCAAAACAAAAAACGTAATTGCGAAAAAGGTAAAATGACCAAGTGTTGATATGCTTAATGTACACAAACAAATAcataaaggaaaataaaatagatgGCACAAATAAATGCTCTAAACTCTTTAAAATGAATATCATACTCTTTTTTTGTAGGGGTGCCAAACTCTTCTATATAAGCATGCAATGTGCATTATAGTTTGATTACTAGGTTAAATAAAGAAGGTGGATCTTAGTATGTTTGAGTCCCCACAGGTGCACTTTTTTTGTCCATTTTTCTATTGAACATATAACCAATACAAATATTTGTGCTGGTCTAATAGTCGAAACATTGTCGTAATGCGACGACTACAGAATGTGGATTACAGATTCCTACTTATAAACGTAATCTAATAGCTCAGAAAATCAACTTATCCAAAGTCAATTTTCTTGCGACTTATGTATAATTGCCTCTAAATTTTGCGATGGGCCCCATGACATTCAACCAAATGACACCATGTCCCCAATAATGCTAAACATACAAAGAGTTACACACAATTACACGCTGACTAGGATTTTTTCTATCTACTAACCAATCACAAACTTGCCCTCCCTGATTTTTAGAGGGGGTGGGCCGTCTCCCCACCTATTGACCAATCAATAAACCTTCTTTGTAAAAGCTTGTAACTTGTTTGTACGTGTAGCATAAGATAATTTCACAGGGAATCTCCGTAAGTGTAGCAAAGCTTAAAAGATTATCTGCCTTCTGtaagaaagaaaaataaagaaaagaaaaaggcaaGCCACTATATTTTAGGGatgtcattttcttttcttttgggtagATATAGATTATGTTCCCACCTTTTTTTTTCAACAAACGCCTGTGTGCTTAGGCTACGGGTCATCCATGGTTCGTCGAGAAGTTCCCTCCCGAGGTTACCGCCGTGGACGCGAACGTGGTGGTGGACAGCAACGCCGTGACGGGCACTGGGCCGGCGACGTCGATGGAGTTTGCGCTGGCTTTGGTGGAACAGCTCTACGGGAAGGAGAAGGTCGAGCAGATCGCTAAACCAATGGTGAGTTTTCTTATCAACTCGATTGTCCATCTAATTGCAAGGTGGCGGCATTTTTCTCATTAACTGCGCTACCATATTCTGCTGCTCCCTttaatccatattaattgtcgctgatttatTACAAGAAATATGGATCAGACGGAGTAtgtttttcatttatttatttttgaaagttGCGATGTCTTTTTGTTGTTTAGCTAGTGAGATACGAATGTGGCTATAGCATGAAAGAAGTCAACTCGGTCGAGTGGCACTGCAGCGGCACACCCAAGGTCAGGTGCATTGCAAAGCGCGCAGTACTCTGGAATTCTGAAGTTCCACTCCTGGATCACGAGGTTCTCTAAAACCCATTGCCTCCAATTCCTGGTACTGCAGGTTCTTCTTCCACTAGCCAACGGCATTGAGGAGATGGAGGCGATAATACTCGTGGACGCGCTGCGCAGAGCCAAAGCAGACGTCGTGGTCGCGTCCATCGAGGGCGGCGTCGAGATCACCGCGCGATACGGGACAAGGATCGTGGCCGACGTGATGCTGGGCGAGGCCGCCGATCGGGCGCCCTTCGATCTGATCATCGTGCCGGCAAGTAGCATGCAAGAGCTTCAGATGCACGCACGCTGGTAGCCACTGATTGATTGATCGGCCACCGTTTCTTTGATTCAAACAGGGCGGCATGCCGGGCGCGAAGACGCTGGGCGGCTGTGAGCAGCTCGTCGCTCTGCTGAAGAAGCAGGCGGAAGCGAACAGGCCATACGGCGCGAtcggcgccgccaccgcccacgTGCTCGAGCCCCATGGCCTGCTCAAGGTACGCGCTGATCGAGCTACCAAGCACTCCAACCCGCTCACCGCGCGCTGACGCTGATCGGAATGCGAAATCGGTTCGGGTGCTCCAGGGTAGGAAGGCGACGACGTGCGCATCCATGGCCGGGCTGCTCACGGACGGTAGCGAGTGCGAGAACAGGGTGGTGGTCGACGGGAACGTGATCACGAGCAGGAGCCCCGGCACCGCCATGGAGTACGCGGTGGCCGTCGTCGAGAAGATGCTGGGCCGCGACGAGGCGCGGCGACTGGCGGAAGGCCTGCTCTTCTTGGGCTGACCCCCCGTGTGCTGGAGCTTGAGAAGCTGTTGTTGAGCTGGCTCGTCGGATCATCCGACAATAACAGCCGACAacagtggtgatcatcatcaataaAAGTCCCGTTCATTCGTACTGTTCCCTGTCGCTTTTACATTTAACATGTCATCACTACTGTAGGCTCCACCTGAGAGCGACTCCGGACATGGAGGAGACTACGCCACACCGGTATTGTAGGGAGAATATCACCGGGTTTAGCCTGCTCCCATGATACGGGTTCCGACAGCCGTTGGATCTCGGAAGCCGTTGGATCTGGTGCATCAAATTACTCATAATTGTTCATATCAAGTTGGGTCATTCAACATCGTGCACCGAACATTCGTCGATTGGTCCGGACGTCTGAAAGCCCACAAATCAAAAGCTAACTCGGAAGTTTCTAACAGTCCGGACCTCCTCCACGTAAGCATCCGACACCCCTACCCACCTCAccctcctcccccaccccacctTCCTCCCTCACCCCTCTCATTCCGCTCCAACCGTCATCCCACTTTTTCGTATTTATGTTGATCCAGAGCGGAGTTGGTCATTGCCGCATGCTGGCCAAATGGCACAACATTCACAAGGTGCCGCGGTTGAGAAAGATGCTTCggctcgccgctgctgccgcgTTAATGTTTGTTCAGAGCGGACGTGACCGGGAGGGCCAACGGGACAACTTCCTGCAAAATTCTAGTGGCGTCTGCCCGCCTGCTTGGCATTCACGCCGGTTCGACGAACGAGAGGCCAACTCTGGCTGAACGCATTCAATCTGGCCGTCTGTCTTCAAATAGTATTTGATAGCGCGGTTGATGTACTCTGATAACGCGGAGATGGGGTTCGACGAACGAGAAGCCAACTCTGGCTGGACGCATTCAATcttcaacgagagggggagagtgtgtccacgtatcctcgtagaccgaaagcggaagcatttgataacgcggttgatgtactggaacttcttctcattctgaccgatgaagcaccgaacgtacgacacctccgagttctgcacacattcagctcgatgacatccctcgaactcttgatgcagcaaagtgtcgagggagagttccgtcagcacgacggcgtggtgacggtgatggtgaagggATCCGTGCaaggtttcgcctaagcactgcgaagatatgaccgaaggcgtaaactatgaagagggcgccgcacacggctaacaattttTGGTCTATGTTCTAGCGATGCCCCCCACCCACATATATATGGGtttgaggggaggagaggcagccaagggggcgccccaagtaggaggaatcctacttgggcgcctcccaattcggcctcccccctcttccatattcatccggaggggggaggaaggaggagggaggagagaaggaagaggaaggccgaattgctccccttcctgtctctcttcctctctttccttcccccttatttcggcctacatggggcgcactgtccccttcttggcccattaggcc is from Triticum aestivum cultivar Chinese Spring chromosome 3A, IWGSC CS RefSeq v2.1, whole genome shotgun sequence and encodes:
- the LOC123060684 gene encoding protein DJ-1 homolog B isoform X3, which encodes MATSPSPKKGGVPGAVNLGGSATLESIVRKHAEKGGLYAAICAAPPLALASWGLLNGHKATGHPWFVEKFPPEVTAVDANVVVDSNAVTGTGPATSMEFALALVEQLYGKEKVEQIAKPMLVRYECGYSMKEVNSVEWHCSGTPKVLLPLANGIEEMEAIILVDALRRAKADVVVASIEGGVEITARYGTRIVADVMLGEAADRAPFDLIIVPGGMPGAKTLGGCEQLVALLKKQAEANRPYGAIGAATAHVLEPHGLLKGRKATTCASMAGLLTDGSECENRVVVDGNVITSRSPGTAMEYAVAVVEKMLGRDEARRLAEGLLFLG
- the LOC123060684 gene encoding protein DJ-1 homolog B isoform X2, which produces MYGVKIMADELLADCAAASYDLIVLPGGVPGAVNLGGSATLESIVRKHAEKGGLYAAICAAPPLALASWGLLNGHKATGHPWFVEKFPPEVTAVDANVVVDSNAVTGTGPATSMEFALALVEQLYGKEKVEQIAKPMLVRYECGYSMKEVNSVEWHCSGTPKVLLPLANGIEEMEAIILVDALRRAKADVVVASIEGGVEITARYGTRIVADVMLGEAADRAPFDLIIVPGGMPGAKTLGGCEQLVALLKKQAEANRPYGAIGAATAHVLEPHGLLKGRKATTCASMAGLLTDGSECENRVVVDGNVITSRSPGTAMEYAVAVVEKMLGRDEARRLAEGLLFLG
- the LOC123060684 gene encoding protein DJ-1 homolog B isoform X1; the encoded protein is MATSPSPKKKQVLLPIVAGTEPIEASIPIDILRRAGADVTVASAGDALLVEIMYGVKIMADELLADCAAASYDLIVLPGGVPGAVNLGGSATLESIVRKHAEKGGLYAAICAAPPLALASWGLLNGHKATGHPWFVEKFPPEVTAVDANVVVDSNAVTGTGPATSMEFALALVEQLYGKEKVEQIAKPMLVRYECGYSMKEVNSVEWHCSGTPKVLLPLANGIEEMEAIILVDALRRAKADVVVASIEGGVEITARYGTRIVADVMLGEAADRAPFDLIIVPGGMPGAKTLGGCEQLVALLKKQAEANRPYGAIGAATAHVLEPHGLLKGRKATTCASMAGLLTDGSECENRVVVDGNVITSRSPGTAMEYAVAVVEKMLGRDEARRLAEGLLFLG